A single genomic interval of Campylobacterota bacterium harbors:
- a CDS encoding chemotaxis protein CheA — MTKQEQVKAIFIEEAGEIIEKLDIDILRFEENPGDYDLLNAIFRGVHTLKGNANAFGFTRLGEFVHHFEDVLDHYRNTKESIETHHLELFVGSVDVIKEVMECELDALPTLPSDYDECLGKIKELIASKTLKPMIPSQPEESGALNDLASEFGFGCDEGIEEAVRQSIERHQQMRGEGQNLLRVDLTLDEDCYKRGFDHLTFLNLLAEGSVSLESFADLENVPPLDGFASDVNAIKRLGCVLLTPKSVAEVSENFEFLFDHEYRVTAIEPKVTEEQLPEPVAAASEVLETPKPASKPAAGESASASSVQGASKSTIRIDTFKLDELFDSVGELVIAQNFIAQNEKIRVIEDESITRTIETLSKITKRIQDRVMSLRMVAIRDTFDKMKRVVRDTSKKTGKELHLIVQGEETEIDKTMIDSLSDPLIHIIRNAIDHGLEASAAERIAAGKKGEGTITLKAFHKSGSIVISVSDDGRGINKDKVFQKAIDRGIITGDENLSESQIFGLIMQPGFSTAETISDLSGRGVGLDVVKTSIEKLRGKIEIDSKEGEGTTFSMVLPLTLAIIDGMLVRAAGEIYIIPTLSVVESFRPEREIVHSLKDKGEFVSLRGQHIPVVRLSDVFSLPTERIEPWEGILVCVETEAGRIAVMVDELVGRQQVVIKTLGKSLARLKEISGGAILGNGDIALILNVDELRPLIEAPHGGN, encoded by the coding sequence ATGACTAAACAAGAACAAGTCAAAGCGATATTTATCGAAGAAGCGGGCGAGATCATCGAAAAACTCGACATCGACATCCTGCGCTTCGAAGAAAATCCCGGCGATTACGATCTGCTGAATGCCATTTTCCGCGGCGTCCATACCCTCAAGGGGAACGCCAACGCTTTCGGCTTTACGCGGCTGGGAGAATTCGTCCACCATTTCGAGGACGTACTCGACCACTACCGCAATACCAAAGAATCGATCGAGACCCACCACCTCGAGCTTTTCGTCGGGAGTGTCGACGTGATCAAAGAGGTGATGGAGTGCGAACTCGACGCCCTCCCCACCCTTCCTTCCGATTACGACGAATGTCTCGGTAAAATCAAGGAGTTGATCGCCTCGAAAACGCTCAAACCGATGATCCCGTCCCAACCCGAAGAGAGCGGCGCCCTGAACGACCTGGCGAGCGAATTCGGTTTCGGATGCGACGAGGGGATCGAGGAAGCGGTGCGGCAAAGCATTGAGCGTCATCAGCAGATGCGCGGCGAGGGTCAGAACCTTCTGCGCGTCGATCTGACCCTTGATGAGGACTGCTACAAACGGGGCTTCGATCATCTGACGTTTTTAAACCTTCTCGCCGAAGGGTCCGTTTCGCTCGAAAGTTTCGCCGATCTTGAAAACGTCCCCCCTCTGGATGGATTCGCTTCCGACGTCAATGCGATCAAGCGGCTGGGGTGCGTGTTGCTCACCCCAAAAAGCGTCGCGGAGGTGAGTGAGAATTTCGAGTTTTTGTTCGACCACGAATACCGTGTAACGGCGATCGAGCCTAAAGTCACCGAAGAGCAGCTCCCCGAACCCGTCGCGGCTGCCTCCGAGGTCTTGGAAACTCCCAAACCCGCTTCCAAACCCGCGGCCGGAGAGAGCGCTTCGGCCTCTTCGGTGCAAGGTGCGTCCAAGTCGACGATCCGCATCGACACGTTCAAGCTCGACGAGTTGTTCGATTCGGTCGGGGAGCTGGTGATCGCGCAGAATTTCATCGCGCAGAACGAAAAAATCCGCGTGATCGAAGACGAATCGATCACCCGCACGATCGAGACCCTCTCGAAGATCACGAAACGGATACAGGACCGGGTGATGAGCCTGCGGATGGTCGCGATCCGTGATACCTTCGACAAGATGAAACGAGTGGTCCGCGATACCTCCAAAAAAACGGGCAAGGAACTCCACCTGATCGTTCAGGGGGAGGAGACCGAGATCGACAAGACGATGATCGACAGCCTTTCCGATCCGCTGATCCATATCATCCGAAACGCGATCGACCACGGACTGGAAGCCTCGGCGGCGGAACGGATTGCGGCGGGCAAAAAAGGGGAAGGGACGATTACCCTCAAAGCCTTCCATAAAAGCGGCAGCATCGTCATCAGCGTCAGCGATGACGGGCGGGGGATCAACAAGGACAAGGTGTTCCAAAAAGCAATCGACCGGGGGATTATCACGGGAGATGAGAATCTGAGCGAATCGCAGATTTTCGGTCTGATCATGCAGCCGGGATTTTCGACCGCCGAGACGATCAGCGATCTTTCGGGGCGCGGAGTCGGTCTTGATGTCGTCAAAACCTCGATTGAAAAGCTGCGCGGCAAAATCGAGATCGATTCGAAAGAGGGGGAAGGGACCACCTTCTCGATGGTCCTTCCCCTCACCCTTGCGATCATCGACGGGATGCTGGTGCGTGCCGCGGGTGAAATCTACATCATTCCGACGCTCAGCGTCGTCGAATCGTTCCGCCCGGAGCGGGAGATCGTCCATTCACTCAAAGACAAAGGGGAATTCGTCAGCCTGCGCGGCCAGCATATCCCGGTCGTCCGCCTCAGTGATGTTTTCAGTCTCCCGACCGAACGGATCGAACCGTGGGAAGGGATTCTGGTCTGCGTCGAAACCGAAGCGGGACGGATTGCCGTCATGGTCGATGAACTGGTGGGACGCCAGCAGGTCGTCATCAAAACGCTGGGGAAATCGCTCGCACGGCTCAAAGAGATTTCGGGAGGGGCGATCCTGGGGAACGGCGACATCGCGCTGATCCTCAACGTCGACGAACTGCGTCCCCTGATCGAGGCACCGCATGGTGGAAATTGA
- a CDS encoding protein-glutamate O-methyltransferase CheR: MVEIELKSEEFALFRRYIYEKVGISLSEQKSTLVKGRLNKRLNQLRLGSFRAYYDYLVGDESGEELAFFVSAISTNVTSFFREGAQWKWMETHLRNLAQEKREKKIRIWSAGCSSGEEPYTILMFLQHHLSDFEEWDIKILATDISPKVLAHAIEGVYDAKSVEPLAKEIVLKSFEKMRTESGVKYRIREHLREKVVFRLYNLVTDPFFFKNRFDMIFCRNVMIYFDDVTRQELIGKFATLLPKGSPLLLGSSESLTTHRDTFKLLGSSIYQRL, translated from the coding sequence ATGGTGGAAATTGAGCTCAAGAGCGAAGAATTCGCCCTTTTTCGACGCTATATCTACGAAAAAGTGGGGATATCCCTCTCGGAGCAGAAAAGTACCCTTGTCAAGGGGCGTCTGAACAAACGGCTCAACCAGCTTCGGCTGGGGTCGTTCCGGGCCTATTACGATTATCTCGTCGGGGACGAGAGCGGGGAGGAACTCGCGTTTTTCGTCAGCGCCATTTCGACGAACGTCACGTCGTTTTTCCGCGAGGGCGCCCAGTGGAAATGGATGGAGACCCATTTGCGCAACCTGGCCCAGGAGAAGCGGGAGAAGAAGATCCGCATCTGGTCGGCGGGGTGTTCGAGCGGGGAGGAACCCTATACGATTTTGATGTTCCTCCAGCACCACCTGAGCGATTTCGAGGAGTGGGACATCAAGATCCTCGCCACCGATATTTCGCCGAAAGTGCTCGCGCACGCGATCGAGGGGGTTTACGACGCCAAATCGGTCGAACCCCTCGCCAAAGAGATCGTCCTCAAATCGTTCGAGAAGATGCGGACCGAGAGCGGGGTGAAATACCGGATACGGGAGCATTTGCGCGAGAAGGTCGTCTTTCGCCTCTACAATCTCGTCACCGACCCGTTTTTTTTCAAAAACCGTTTCGACATGATTTTTTGCCGGAACGTCATGATCTATTTCGACGACGTAACCCGTCAGGAGCTGATCGGGAAGTTCGCGACGCTCCTTCCCAAAGGATCTCCCCTTTTGCTGGGGAGTTCCGAATCGCTGACGACCCACCGCGACACGTTCAAGCTGCTGGGCTCATCGATTTACCAACGATTGTAA
- a CDS encoding PAS domain-containing protein, whose product MKTDLSAQEAKFDNDELFFSITQLDSTILSGNDVFVRISGYDETELVGSIHNIIRHPDMPRVIFKTLWDAIGSGKPLVAYVKNRTKTGEYYWVLAAVFPLGERYLSIRIKPTTALFARAREIYFKLLMAESRGGMEESGALLGRLLGELGYERYEQFMSEALLQELHARKASLGNGCLAEKRFESSSQSLLGLKMLYDTCQSVMREYEEWYAKIGLFEEVRSGFKEKGDLLRRLARDVVFLSLNASVSSHRSCGGGETFGVLARDIRINAKENDELIGGVRVLIDDLSVGLNELIFTVSAISLQIETILYFIEEVLCKEREEKMDQVRENVSDLIALVCEYAARCQNIQNGLLAGMTTVLKHLERLERQMLYLGYIQVYGIIEAAGESDEATRFNVIFSELKVLLQKTSGEIEAMQIMGERFANENRFLIDKSAAMEGTLARLKHESGPGPIRKKGEYNAKRRDV is encoded by the coding sequence GTGAAAACCGATCTCTCCGCGCAGGAAGCGAAATTCGACAACGACGAGCTGTTTTTTTCGATCACGCAACTTGACAGTACGATCCTCTCGGGCAACGACGTTTTCGTCCGCATCAGCGGCTACGACGAAACGGAGCTGGTCGGGAGCATTCACAACATTATCCGCCATCCCGATATGCCGAGGGTCATTTTCAAAACCCTGTGGGACGCTATCGGTTCGGGCAAACCGCTCGTCGCGTACGTCAAAAACCGGACCAAAACGGGAGAATATTACTGGGTTCTCGCCGCCGTTTTCCCGCTGGGCGAACGCTACCTCTCGATCCGGATCAAACCCACAACGGCGCTGTTCGCGCGTGCACGGGAGATCTATTTCAAACTCCTGATGGCCGAGAGCAGGGGTGGGATGGAAGAGAGCGGGGCGCTGCTGGGGCGGCTGCTGGGCGAACTGGGGTATGAGCGCTACGAGCAGTTCATGAGCGAAGCGCTGCTGCAGGAGCTGCACGCCCGCAAAGCCAGCCTGGGGAATGGCTGCCTCGCCGAAAAACGGTTCGAGTCTTCGTCGCAGTCGCTTCTGGGGCTGAAGATGCTCTACGATACGTGCCAGAGCGTCATGCGCGAATACGAGGAGTGGTATGCCAAGATCGGCCTGTTCGAAGAGGTCCGTTCGGGCTTTAAGGAAAAAGGGGACCTCCTGCGCCGTCTGGCGCGGGACGTGGTCTTTTTGTCGCTGAACGCATCGGTCTCTTCGCACCGTTCTTGCGGGGGCGGGGAGACCTTCGGCGTTCTGGCCCGCGATATCCGGATCAACGCCAAGGAAAACGATGAGCTCATCGGAGGGGTACGCGTACTGATCGACGACCTCTCGGTGGGGTTGAACGAGCTGATTTTCACCGTCTCGGCGATTTCGCTGCAGATCGAAACCATCTTGTATTTCATCGAAGAGGTACTGTGCAAAGAACGTGAAGAGAAAATGGATCAGGTTCGGGAAAATGTGTCCGACCTGATCGCGCTTGTCTGTGAATACGCTGCACGGTGCCAGAACATTCAAAACGGGCTGCTTGCCGGGATGACGACGGTGCTTAAACATCTTGAGCGGTTGGAACGGCAGATGCTCTACCTGGGGTACATCCAGGTTTACGGGATCATCGAAGCGGCGGGAGAGAGCGACGAAGCGACACGCTTTAACGTCATTTTCTCCGAGCTGAAGGTGCTGTTGCAAAAAACGTCGGGGGAGATCGAAGCGATGCAGATCATGGGAGAGCGTTTCGCCAATGAAAACCGTTTTCTGATCGACAAATCGGCGGCGATGGAGGGGACCCTCGCGCGGCTGAAACACGAAAGCGGCCCCGGGCCGATCCGGAAGAAAGGGGAATACAATGCAAAACGTCGCGATGTTTAG
- a CDS encoding HAMP domain-containing sensor histidine kinase encodes MQNVAMFSEVKCEDGCDEVAFLSRKILDLNKKLIESEKAKSRFLSLVANALNNPMTALLGMIPHLAPQEGGERRQVYDLIEEEALILDFRIQNLVAAAEIESGINDISHSLVDVASLVREAIESLKYPIRAKNMDVRIDDNLGRAIVSDPRKLYLILKNLLANACCYGEAGTPIDVTFSARGERVEVTVTNRGEGPDVEYKPQVFTRFAQGPGGAHGLGIGLSIVRDYSERMGGSTDYSVQEGAVTFRVDLPLQTTLPDSEACGSNEFFFESFDDAIEI; translated from the coding sequence ATGCAAAACGTCGCGATGTTTAGCGAGGTTAAGTGTGAGGATGGATGCGACGAGGTCGCGTTCCTGAGCCGAAAAATACTCGATCTGAACAAGAAACTCATCGAAAGCGAAAAAGCCAAATCGCGGTTTTTGTCGCTGGTGGCGAACGCCTTGAACAACCCGATGACGGCGCTGCTGGGGATGATCCCCCATCTTGCGCCGCAGGAGGGGGGAGAGCGGCGTCAGGTTTACGACCTGATCGAGGAAGAGGCGCTGATCCTCGATTTCCGGATACAAAACCTCGTTGCCGCCGCCGAGATCGAAAGCGGGATCAACGACATAAGCCATTCGCTCGTCGACGTCGCTTCGCTGGTGCGCGAGGCGATCGAGTCGCTCAAATACCCGATCCGGGCCAAAAACATGGACGTACGGATCGACGACAACCTGGGCCGAGCCATTGTTTCAGACCCCCGTAAACTCTACCTGATCCTCAAAAACCTTCTTGCCAACGCGTGCTGCTACGGGGAAGCCGGAACGCCGATTGACGTGACCTTCTCCGCGCGGGGCGAACGGGTCGAGGTGACCGTCACCAACCGGGGCGAGGGTCCCGACGTCGAGTACAAGCCCCAGGTATTTACCCGTTTCGCGCAAGGCCCCGGCGGCGCGCACGGTCTGGGGATCGGGCTGAGCATCGTCCGCGATTACAGCGAACGGATGGGGGGAAGTACCGACTATTCGGTTCAGGAAGGCGCGGTGACGTTTCGGGTCGATCTGCCGCTTCAGACGACGCTTCCCGATTCGGAAGCGTGCGGTTCGAACGAGTTTTTCTTCGAATCGTTCGACGATGCCATCGAAATCTAA
- a CDS encoding chemotaxis protein CheD encodes MIQGVSTFIHVGQIHVDSAPSAISTVLGSCVSVCLYDPHLRIGGMNHYLLPFWNANGLQTPKFGNIAIPKLIEAMMSRGAKPKTMEAKIFGGASMNIGGSEAMLIGQKNILVAREILKEYRIGIIAEDVGGENGRKIQFDLERGKVLLKYASRSELTCKG; translated from the coding sequence ATGATTCAGGGCGTCTCCACGTTCATCCACGTCGGGCAGATCCATGTGGACAGTGCCCCTTCGGCCATTTCGACCGTTTTGGGGTCATGCGTCTCGGTGTGTTTGTACGATCCGCATCTCCGGATCGGCGGGATGAACCATTATCTCCTGCCGTTCTGGAACGCGAATGGCTTGCAAACCCCCAAATTCGGCAATATCGCGATCCCCAAGCTGATTGAGGCGATGATGAGCCGCGGGGCGAAGCCCAAAACGATGGAAGCGAAAATCTTCGGCGGGGCTTCGATGAACATCGGCGGCTCCGAAGCGATGCTGATCGGCCAGAAAAACATCCTCGTGGCCAGAGAGATTCTCAAAGAGTATCGGATCGGGATCATTGCCGAAGACGTCGGGGGAGAAAACGGGAGAAAAATCCAGTTCGATCTCGAGCGGGGGAAAGTATTGCTCAAATACGCCAGCCGCAGCGAATTGACGTGTAAAGGATAG
- a CDS encoding chemotaxis response regulator protein-glutamate methylesterase — protein MAIRVLIVDDSATARAVLRDILENDPEIEVVGSASDAYVARDKIVELRPDVICLDVEMPRMDGITFLRRLMHYVPIPVVMVSSLTQNGAKTTLEALEAGAVDFVPKPHSHIYDGKDEMRDELLSKIKTASRVRVRQRALQDIRQANTTSLAETTHKILAIGASTGGTEALKEVLMGLPRNAPGTVIVQHMPANFTAPFAERLNALCAMEVREARNGDSITPGVVLIAPGDYHMVVRRSGARYYVEIGSGDKVSGHRPSADVLLNSVAKIAGANAIGVILTGMGGDGARGLLAMRNAGARTIGQDEASCIVYGMPKVAYELGAVERQLPLSKIAEGIVQSL, from the coding sequence ATGGCGATACGGGTATTGATTGTGGACGACAGCGCGACGGCGCGGGCGGTTCTGCGCGACATCCTCGAAAACGACCCCGAAATCGAAGTGGTCGGGAGCGCGTCGGATGCATACGTCGCCCGCGACAAGATCGTCGAACTCCGTCCGGACGTTATCTGTCTGGATGTCGAGATGCCCCGGATGGATGGGATCACGTTTCTGCGCCGGTTGATGCATTATGTTCCGATTCCGGTAGTTATGGTCTCATCCTTGACCCAAAACGGGGCAAAAACGACCCTCGAGGCGCTCGAAGCGGGAGCTGTCGATTTCGTCCCCAAACCCCATTCGCACATTTACGACGGTAAAGACGAGATGCGCGACGAGCTGCTTTCGAAGATCAAAACGGCTTCCCGTGTACGGGTTCGTCAGCGCGCTCTTCAGGATATCCGTCAGGCGAATACGACGTCGCTGGCCGAAACGACCCACAAAATTCTCGCCATCGGAGCCTCGACGGGGGGGACCGAAGCGCTCAAAGAGGTGCTGATGGGACTGCCGCGAAACGCCCCTGGGACGGTGATCGTTCAACACATGCCGGCCAATTTTACCGCGCCGTTTGCCGAGCGGCTCAACGCATTGTGCGCGATGGAGGTGCGCGAAGCGCGCAACGGCGATTCGATTACGCCGGGAGTCGTTCTGATCGCGCCGGGAGATTATCACATGGTCGTACGCCGTTCGGGGGCACGATACTACGTTGAGATCGGCAGCGGGGACAAGGTCTCGGGGCACCGTCCCTCGGCGGACGTACTGCTCAATTCGGTGGCCAAGATCGCGGGGGCCAACGCGATCGGCGTGATCCTTACCGGGATGGGGGGCGACGGTGCGCGCGGGCTTCTCGCGATGCGCAACGCGGGGGCGAGGACGATCGGCCAGGACGAAGCGAGCTGCATCGTCTACGGGATGCCCAAGGTCGCGTACGAGCTTGGGGCGGTCGAGCGGCAGCTGCCATTGTCCAAAATTGCCGAAGGAATTGTGCAATCGCTCTGA
- a CDS encoding FtsX-like permease family protein, which yields MITPIKALRKNRFKTALIFVSMTVSIAAIFLISAISGGVVSMYSAMLKTDGDVIVTQKGIADTFFSDINRSMLPTIAAMEGVREASAMILGAAPVDPLPIVGIYGVSDNRFKSYVLKRGNYPKAGEVMLGSKIYETLKHPRTITLSKQEFKVSGVFKSRIGFEDGGVVMNLEEGGKIFHKSASIFLISLDDLGKSDALTARINALNPQIEAKTTESFIDSYNQFKIIQTSSDVIGAMAFLMGILGIVSMMSMVVNDRKAEFGIMRSVGLSSLNIILKLLGETLIVALIAFAAAWGISEGVLELIEHAEKFQGYINGEITGALLLKVFAVSVAMALVGTLLPAVYASRIDPMSLIQRGGA from the coding sequence GTGATCACGCCGATCAAGGCGCTGCGCAAGAACCGTTTCAAGACGGCTCTCATTTTCGTGAGCATGACCGTCTCGATCGCCGCGATTTTTCTCATCAGCGCGATCTCGGGCGGGGTGGTAAGCATGTACAGCGCGATGCTCAAAACCGACGGGGACGTCATCGTGACCCAAAAAGGGATCGCCGATACCTTTTTCAGCGACATCAACCGCTCGATGCTCCCGACGATCGCGGCGATGGAAGGGGTCCGGGAAGCAAGCGCGATGATCCTCGGCGCCGCCCCGGTCGATCCGCTCCCCATCGTCGGAATCTACGGGGTCAGCGACAACCGGTTCAAAAGCTACGTCCTCAAGCGGGGGAACTATCCCAAAGCGGGGGAAGTGATGCTGGGATCGAAAATCTATGAAACCCTCAAACACCCCCGCACGATCACCCTCTCCAAGCAGGAATTCAAGGTGAGCGGCGTTTTTAAAAGCCGGATCGGCTTCGAAGACGGCGGGGTTGTGATGAACCTCGAAGAAGGGGGCAAAATCTTTCACAAAAGCGCCTCGATTTTCCTGATCAGCCTGGACGATCTGGGGAAAAGCGACGCCCTCACCGCCCGTATCAACGCTCTGAACCCGCAGATCGAGGCAAAAACGACGGAGAGTTTCATCGATTCGTACAACCAGTTCAAAATCATCCAGACCAGTTCGGACGTGATCGGGGCGATGGCATTTTTGATGGGGATTTTGGGGATCGTGAGCATGATGAGCATGGTCGTCAACGACCGCAAGGCGGAATTCGGGATTATGCGGTCGGTCGGGCTGTCGTCGCTGAACATCATCCTCAAACTTCTGGGGGAGACGCTGATCGTCGCCCTGATCGCGTTTGCTGCGGCATGGGGGATTTCCGAAGGGGTGCTGGAGCTGATCGAGCATGCCGAAAAATTCCAGGGCTACATCAACGGCGAGATCACCGGGGCGCTGTTGCTCAAAGTGTTCGCCGTCTCGGTCGCGATGGCGCTGGTGGGGACGCTGCTGCCGGCGGTCTATGCGTCGCGCATCGACCCGATGAGCCTGATACAGCGGGGGGGAGCATGA
- a CDS encoding ATP-binding cassette domain-containing protein, producing MRIDARNLEHYYGSEYVLRGVDLSIKPGGFTAIIGESGSGKTTLLSILSTLLRPTSGSVTYEGKTLDEVGDIDVFRRRNVGFVFQFHYLISYLTLRENVALSALDEALIDPLMERLGILRLRGRYSDEVSGGERQRAAIARALINRPSVVFADEPTGNLDTKNALGVYELFREFSGSGTGFIVASHDKKIADFADTIIEMEDGIVTKIS from the coding sequence ATGAGAATCGACGCACGGAATCTCGAACATTACTACGGGAGCGAATACGTTCTGCGCGGCGTCGATCTCTCGATCAAACCCGGGGGATTTACCGCGATCATCGGCGAGAGCGGGAGCGGAAAAACGACCCTGCTCTCGATCCTCTCGACGCTGCTGCGCCCCACTTCGGGGAGCGTTACCTACGAAGGGAAAACCCTCGATGAGGTGGGGGACATCGACGTCTTCCGCCGCCGAAACGTCGGTTTCGTATTCCAGTTTCACTATCTGATCTCCTATCTGACGCTGCGCGAAAACGTCGCCCTCTCCGCGCTGGATGAGGCCCTGATCGATCCGTTGATGGAACGGCTGGGCATTTTGCGCCTTCGCGGACGCTACAGCGACGAAGTTTCCGGCGGGGAACGCCAGCGCGCGGCGATCGCCCGGGCGCTGATCAACCGTCCCTCCGTCGTTTTCGCCGACGAGCCGACGGGAAACCTCGATACGAAAAATGCGTTGGGCGTCTACGAACTCTTTCGCGAATTTTCGGGGAGCGGGACCGGTTTTATCGTCGCCTCGCACGACAAGAAGATCGCCGATTTCGCCGATACGATCATTGAAATGGAGGACGGGATTGTTACGAAAATTTCTTGA
- a CDS encoding YceI family protein has product MKKLLFGTLVLAASLYAGNLGFESGVIKAHTEVFGDSSIDPMFKKAHSKLSMDADPSTLRGTIEVSIGDFISDNKKRDANMYEAMESDKFPKASFEIKEVVAKGGDNYLLKGTMNLHGVAKAMNFEGTVAEEAGKVRIKAKSAMKMSDFGIQPPKMVFLVVRDQVDLNVDVVLKR; this is encoded by the coding sequence ATGAAAAAACTGTTGTTTGGGACGCTCGTACTGGCCGCATCGCTCTACGCCGGGAATCTCGGGTTCGAATCGGGGGTGATCAAAGCCCATACGGAAGTTTTCGGGGACAGCTCGATCGACCCGATGTTCAAAAAAGCCCATTCGAAACTTTCGATGGACGCTGACCCTTCGACTTTGCGCGGCACGATCGAAGTGAGCATCGGCGATTTTATCAGCGACAACAAAAAACGCGACGCCAACATGTACGAAGCGATGGAATCGGACAAATTCCCCAAAGCCTCGTTTGAGATCAAAGAGGTTGTCGCCAAGGGAGGAGACAACTACCTTCTTAAAGGGACGATGAATCTGCACGGCGTCGCGAAAGCGATGAATTTCGAGGGAACCGTCGCCGAGGAAGCGGGCAAGGTGCGTATCAAGGCCAAAAGCGCGATGAAAATGTCCGATTTCGGCATTCAGCCGCCGAAAATGGTGTTTCTCGTCGTTCGCGATCAGGTCGATTTGAACGTCGACGTCGTCTTGAAACGGTAA
- a CDS encoding MBL fold metallo-hydrolase, whose protein sequence is MERYTSPRISLRTILKWQISKRFASAPVDEAPTPIDFLDALPQGEYAMWMGHATLWLNIGGTTVAIDPVFGGIPMYGRHTPLPVPRERLAADLVLITHAHYDHFDKRSVIELLRRNPETIVVAPQGFWRYLKNEMTRERCFELEWWESLMVGGLFITLVPALHWSKRTPFDTNKALWGGYVIQNAEHTLYHAGDTGYGEHFGEISERFAIDEAFLPIGAYRPEAIMRPNHLNPPEAIRAFRDLGAATLIPIHYGTFRLSDEPLDEPAAWFKELIEREGAADAARVLAIGEIYRFKTTSTFKST, encoded by the coding sequence ATGGAGCGTTATACCTCGCCGCGCATCTCGCTGCGTACGATTCTCAAGTGGCAGATTTCCAAACGCTTCGCATCCGCACCCGTAGACGAAGCTCCCACCCCGATCGACTTCCTAGACGCGCTTCCGCAGGGCGAATACGCGATGTGGATGGGGCATGCCACGTTATGGCTGAATATCGGCGGCACGACCGTCGCGATCGATCCGGTTTTTGGCGGGATCCCGATGTATGGGCGCCACACACCCCTTCCGGTGCCGCGTGAGCGTCTCGCCGCCGACCTGGTCCTCATCACCCACGCCCACTACGACCATTTCGACAAACGTTCGGTCATCGAGCTGCTGCGGCGCAATCCCGAAACCATCGTCGTCGCCCCCCAGGGGTTCTGGCGTTATTTGAAAAACGAGATGACGAGGGAACGGTGTTTTGAGCTGGAATGGTGGGAATCGCTGATGGTCGGGGGACTTTTCATCACCCTTGTCCCCGCCCTGCACTGGAGCAAACGGACCCCTTTTGACACCAACAAGGCACTGTGGGGAGGATACGTGATCCAAAATGCCGAGCACACCCTCTACCATGCCGGAGACACGGGGTATGGGGAACATTTCGGCGAGATTTCGGAACGGTTTGCGATCGACGAAGCGTTTCTGCCGATCGGGGCTTATCGCCCCGAAGCGATCATGCGGCCCAACCATCTCAACCCCCCCGAAGCGATCCGGGCGTTTCGCGATCTGGGGGCCGCGACGCTCATCCCGATCCATTACGGGACGTTCCGTCTCTCGGATGAACCGCTGGACGAACCCGCGGCGTGGTTCAAAGAGTTGATCGAACGCGAAGGGGCGGCCGACGCGGCGCGAGTCCTCGCAATCGGGGAGATTTACCGTTTCAAGACGACGTCGACGTTCAAATCGACCTGA